In one bacterium genomic region, the following are encoded:
- a CDS encoding MCE family protein, with translation MAAKGRIKDKTVAVGGLITASILLALVAIIIISGQQGLFKHRYEIRARMEQVSGLQVGAPVWLAGVNVGSVSEIIFIPSDSSGKTCVEVRMKIKKSVQKYIRRDSKARIGTLGLLGDKYVAITLGSADQPMLEDGDYIQCTSPIDFEELLSRSVNVVDDVTEAIHSFKGIAEKINQGEGTVGQLINNPKLSRDLERFFALVNKMVESVESDKSTIGLLFRNPSLYYRLDTMFTQLSSLASALYESRGILRKVLSDTMMYARLSNTIARLDSLTELVSRGEGTIGAAMKNRELYDRLNSAAATLDSLVKEIKRNPKKYINVRLRLF, from the coding sequence ATGGCAGCTAAGGGCAGAATAAAAGATAAAACGGTGGCAGTGGGTGGTCTTATAACTGCCTCAATTTTGCTTGCGCTTGTTGCTATAATAATAATAAGCGGGCAGCAGGGGCTTTTCAAACATCGTTACGAGATCCGCGCAAGAATGGAGCAGGTAAGCGGACTTCAGGTAGGAGCACCGGTATGGTTGGCTGGTGTTAATGTAGGTTCTGTTTCGGAGATAATATTTATACCCTCAGATTCCAGCGGGAAAACATGTGTTGAGGTAAGAATGAAGATAAAAAAGAGCGTGCAAAAATACATTCGTCGCGATAGTAAAGCTCGTATAGGAACTCTTGGGCTACTCGGAGACAAGTATGTCGCCATAACGCTTGGCAGCGCTGACCAGCCGATGCTTGAAGATGGTGATTACATTCAATGCACAAGCCCGATAGATTTCGAGGAGTTGTTGTCAAGAAGTGTCAATGTGGTGGATGATGTTACCGAAGCGATACATTCGTTTAAAGGGATAGCTGAAAAAATAAATCAGGGCGAGGGGACTGTTGGGCAACTTATAAACAATCCAAAGCTTTCCCGCGACCTTGAGAGATTCTTTGCCCTCGTAAACAAAATGGTTGAAAGTGTGGAATCTGATAAAAGCACCATAGGATTGCTGTTCAGGAATCCGTCTCTTTATTACAGGCTTGACACGATGTTCACCCAGCTATCCTCGCTTGCGAGCGCTCTTTACGAAAGCCGAGGCATTCTTAGGAAAGTGCTTTCGGATACGATGATGTACGCTCGTTTGTCAAACACGATTGCAAGACTTGATTCGCTTACTGAACTTGTAAGCCGCGGTGAGGGGACCATAGGCGCAGCAATGAAAAATAGAGAGCTTTATGACAGGCTTAATTCAGCTGCAGCGACGCTTGATTCGCTCGTGAAGGAAATAAAGCGAAATCCCAAAAAATACATTAATGTCAGACTTAGGTTATTCTGA
- a CDS encoding PHP domain-containing protein: protein MSQNEKLYEYVGVVHIHTLDSDGTKPHEYIIKLAQKYNIDFLMFADHMTLASKSKEGWYDGVLVIIGYEHEDPTGINHYLVFGVNEVLPRTLNPKEYVARVREAGGIGIIAHPFESRQIQKYPPYPWTDWDAYQFDGIEIWNHMSSWLEGIACGNKLKYLLKPRSLLHAPPALAIKKWDELNLSRKVCGIASADAHGYKLRLLKLFWRTVFPYKIGLNSLWTHILARSPIPESSQRAKDFVFDAIRECRVFISNRRWGDARGFRFFAKSGSEFASIGDRIHLSPELRFFVVAPDSSDIIFVHNGEKIEKKHGKTAEFKPFEEGIYRVELVREGKVWIISNHIRVISGTK from the coding sequence ATGAGCCAAAACGAGAAACTTTACGAATATGTGGGTGTCGTCCACATTCATACGCTCGATTCGGACGGCACAAAACCTCACGAATATATAATAAAGCTCGCTCAGAAGTATAATATTGATTTCCTTATGTTTGCGGACCACATGACTCTTGCCAGCAAGTCGAAGGAGGGCTGGTATGATGGTGTGCTGGTTATTATTGGTTACGAGCATGAGGACCCGACAGGAATTAATCATTACTTAGTCTTTGGTGTGAATGAGGTTTTGCCCAGGACACTTAATCCTAAAGAATATGTGGCAAGAGTTCGTGAAGCTGGTGGTATCGGAATAATTGCTCATCCCTTTGAGTCAAGACAAATACAGAAATACCCGCCATATCCTTGGACGGATTGGGATGCTTACCAGTTCGACGGGATAGAAATATGGAATCACATGTCATCGTGGCTTGAGGGTATAGCCTGTGGCAACAAGTTAAAATATTTGTTAAAACCTCGCAGTTTGCTTCATGCCCCGCCTGCTTTGGCAATAAAAAAATGGGATGAGCTGAATCTTTCTCGAAAAGTGTGCGGCATAGCCTCTGCTGATGCTCACGGTTATAAACTTCGTTTGCTCAAACTGTTCTGGAGAACTGTTTTCCCTTATAAAATTGGACTTAATTCACTTTGGACACATATTCTTGCAAGAAGCCCCATACCCGAAAGTTCCCAGCGCGCAAAAGATTTTGTTTTCGATGCCATAAGAGAATGCAGAGTTTTCATCTCTAACCGTCGCTGGGGTGATGCCCGTGGATTCAGATTTTTTGCGAAAAGTGGGAGCGAGTTCGCTTCGATAGGTGACAGGATACACCTAAGCCCTGAGCTTAGATTTTTTGTTGTTGCGCCAGATTCATCGGACATCATATTTGTTCACAATGGTGAGAAGATTGAAAAGAAGCACGGCAAGACTGCTGAATTTAAGCCTTTTGAAGAAGGCATATACCGTGTCGAACTTGTGCGGGAAGGAAAGGTATGGATAATAAGCAACCATATAAGGGTGAT
- a CDS encoding type III pantothenate kinase produces the protein MGKEKLLILDIGNRFIKVYVTVGDELGGRWQFSRADLAWSGRLSTIARQSGAEAAIVVSVVPETTEIALNVLAGEGLGVVNVNGEMELPIKLEYGNLRKLGADRVAVAVGAWNFYSDDAKKILVVDAGTAVTIDLISNGVFRGGAILPGIELMKRALFQSTAQLGPADDEIKPQFPGKGTSQCIAAGTVAAVCGAVIYLWERLIKSDINSLLLLTGGSAGYISSFLPLPHRIDDLLLVKGAIAIYDFAKAREKR, from the coding sequence ATGGGCAAGGAAAAGCTTTTAATACTCGACATCGGGAACCGCTTTATTAAAGTGTATGTTACTGTTGGCGACGAGCTTGGCGGGCGGTGGCAATTTTCCCGGGCAGATCTTGCGTGGTCTGGCAGACTTTCGACTATTGCGCGCCAGTCAGGAGCTGAGGCAGCCATTGTCGTCTCGGTGGTCCCCGAAACAACCGAAATAGCATTGAATGTTTTGGCAGGGGAGGGGCTTGGAGTTGTTAATGTTAATGGCGAAATGGAGTTGCCGATAAAGCTCGAATATGGCAACCTACGAAAGCTTGGCGCAGACAGAGTTGCGGTGGCGGTAGGAGCCTGGAATTTCTACTCAGATGATGCGAAGAAAATTCTCGTCGTTGATGCGGGAACGGCAGTAACGATAGACCTTATTAGTAATGGTGTATTTCGCGGTGGAGCTATATTGCCCGGGATTGAACTTATGAAACGGGCGCTTTTCCAATCCACGGCGCAACTTGGGCCTGCTGACGACGAGATAAAACCTCAATTCCCTGGTAAAGGTACCAGTCAGTGTATAGCGGCGGGAACTGTTGCTGCTGTGTGTGGCGCTGTTATTTATCTGTGGGAAAGACTCATTAAGTCAGATATTAATTCGTTGTTACTGCTTACAGGTGGAAGTGCAGGTTATATATCGAGCTTTCTTCCGTTGCCTCACAGGATAGATGACTTACTACTCGTTAAGGGCGCAATAGCCATATATGATTTCGCAAAGGCTCGGGAAAAAAGATGA